The following proteins are encoded in a genomic region of Alosa alosa isolate M-15738 ecotype Scorff River chromosome 10, AALO_Geno_1.1, whole genome shotgun sequence:
- the LOC125302403 gene encoding odorant receptor 131-2-like produces the protein MNLTNRDAFQEALVKNVIIVVLGIAINCTNGIIVLTFFKNSVFHSDSRYILYMNLVVNDMILIFLSVTLYVLSYANPFFKASTCCSVLIIGSTTHMNTPIILAGMAIERYIAICKPLHHAQMCTVRRTYFIIGLTWGVGFMPALADVIIVLATQPISFFSTVIFCFPLSLYNTRYHEEKVKVVQGLYISFVWLTLIYTYVRIFLTAKAAKGDAASAKKALNTISLHGIQLLLCMLSYVTPFLDLVLITYFPIYRSKITFLGYLITNIIPRLLSPLIYSIRDQKFAKHMSQYFSCKIIICKGKQKRRNLKHFSKKVCSFNN, from the coding sequence ATGAATCTCACCAACAGAGATGCTTTTCAGGAGGCTTTGGTGAAAAATGTTATAATTGTTGTGCTGGGTATTGCTATCAACTGCACCAATGGGATCATAGTTCTGACTTTCTTCAAGAACTCTGTGTTTCACAGTGACTCAAGATACATTCTGTACATGAATCTTGTGGTGAATGATATGATTCTGATTTTTCTTTCTGTGACACTGTATGTTTTAAGTTATGCCAACCCATTTTTTAAAGCTTCCACATGTTGTAGTGTGCTTATAATTGGTTCaaccacacacatgaacacaccaaTTATCCTGGCTGGTATGGCTATTGAGCGCTATATCGCCATTTGCAAACCCCTTCATCATGCTCAGATGTGCACAGTACGCAGGACCTATTTCATCATTGGCCTTACGTGGGGAGTTGGCTTCATGCCTGCGCTAGCTGATGTTATCATTGTCCTTGCCACACAGCCTATAAGCTTTTTTTCAACAGTAATCTTTTGTTTTCCTCTCAGTCTATACAACACCCGATACCATGAAGAGAAAGTGAAGGTGGTCCAAGGCCTGTATATATCCTTCGTGTGGCTGACACTGATCTATACGTACGTTAGGATATTTCTAACAGCCAAAGCAGCTAAAGGAGATGCTGCCTCAGCCAAAAAGGCACTTAACACCATTTCATTACACGGCATCCAGTTGCTTCTGTGTATGTTGTCCTACGTCACTCCTTTTCTTGATCTTGTTTTGATCACATATTTCCCCATCTATCGCTCAAAAATAACCTTCCTGGGCTACCTGATCACAAACATTATCCCAAGGCTGCTCAGTCCTCTGATTTATAGTATTAGAGATCAGAAATTTGCCAAACACATGTCACAGTACTTTTCCTGCAAAATTATAATATGCAAGGGCAAACAGAAGAGGAGGAACCTCAAACATTTTAGCAAGAAGGTATGTTCATTTAATAATTAA
- the LOC125301715 gene encoding odorant receptor 131-2-like, which produces MNGRGVPTGLCALSTATGRGKASAPKNSCRKDSMKERLLIDQSSTMWILDAFQEALVKNLIIVILGIVINCINGIIVMTFWKNSVFHSESRYILYINLVVNDMIMIYVSVIMYVLSYAYPIFNTSMCCILVVIGSTTHTNTPIILAGLAIERYIAICKPLHHAQMCTVRRTYFLIVLTWGVGFIPALADIIIVLAIRPVGFFSTVIFCFYLSLYNTRYHEEKAKVVQALYMSFVWLTLIYTYLRVFLTARAAKGDTASAKKAQNTILLHGAQLLLCMLSYLTPFLDLVLITYFPIYRSKITFLGYLITSIIPRLLSPLIYSIRDQKFAKHMSQYYSCEVISCKGKQKKRKLKHSSKMRVGSS; this is translated from the exons ATGAACGGACGTGGTGTACCGACTGGCCTATGCGCTCTATCAACGGCCACAGGGCGGGGGAAAGCCTCAGCTCCGAAAAATTCTTGCAGGAAGGATTCAATGAAAGAG cgcctcttgattgatcaATCatccactatgtggatact AGACGCCTTTCAGGAAGCTTTGGTGAAAAATCTCATCATTGTTATCCTGGGTATTGTCATCAACTGCATCAATGGGATCATTGTTATGACTTTCTGGAAGAACTCTGTTTTTCACAGCGAGTCCAGATACATTCTGTACATAAATCTGGTGGTGAACGATATGATCATGATTTATGTTTCTGTGATTATGTATGTTTTAAGTTATGCCTATCCTATTTTTAATACTTCTATGTGTTGTATTTTGGTTGTAATTGGttcgaccacacacacaaacacaccaattaTCCTGGCTGGTCTGGCTATTGAGCGTTATATTGCCATCTGCAAACCCCTTCATCATGCTCAGATGTGCACAGTACGCAGGACCTATTTTCTCATCGTACTGACGTGGGGAGTTGGCTTCATACCTGCGCTAGCCGATATTATCATTGTCCTTGCCATTCGGCCAGTAGGCTTTTTCTCAACGGTAATCTTTTGCTTCTACCTCAGCTTATATAACACCCGATACCATGAAGAGAAAGCGAAGGTGGTCCAAGCCCTTTATATGTCATTTGTGTGGCTGACACTGATCTATACTTATTTGAGAGTTTTCCTTACAGCCAGAGCAGCGAAAGGTGACACTGCCTCAGCCAAAAAGGCACAGAACACTATTTTATTACATGGGGCCCAGCTGCTTCTCTGTATGCTGTCTTATCTCACTCCTTTTCTTGATCTCGTTTTGATCACATATTTCCCCATCTATCGCTCAAAAATAACCTTCCTGGGCTACCTGATCACAAGCATTATCCCAAGGCTGCTTAGTCCTCTGATTTATAGTATTAGAGATCAGAAATTTGCCAAACACATGTCGCAGTACTACTCCTGCGAGGTTATCAGTTGTAAAGGCAAACAGAAGAAGAGGAAGCTGAAGCATTCTAGTAAGATGAGAGTTGGTTCCTCATAG